One genomic region from Leishmania mexicana MHOM/GT/2001/U1103 complete genome, chromosome 15 encodes:
- a CDS encoding ribonucleoprotein p18, mitochondrial precursor,putative translates to MRRLSSQLMCTAAAARFASAGGAKKYDLFGYEVDTNTAPWIEKVRNCRYYDEAGEVLVNMNVKNCPPDLETYNATLQRIYEAPSKQEKPVENESKFCAMMDLMEEMQHRNKVKPNEESWTWVLKECVQSGQFRLGYCVAKLMEAEFKCVPADLVQQNEANASKAMADGKEHPSTLAQQQSLLDIKIQ, encoded by the coding sequence ATGCGCCGTCTGTCTAGCCAGCTTatgtgcaccgctgccgcggcccgCTTCGCGTCCGCCGGCGGCGCGAAGAAGTACGACCTGTTCGGCTACGAGGTGGACACGAACACGGCGCCGTGGATCGAGAAGGTGAGGAACTGCCGCTACTACGACGAGGCTGGCGAGGTGCTGGTGAACATGAACGTGAAGAACTGCCCGCCGGATCTGGAGACGTACAACGCGACGCTGCAGAGGATCTACGAAGCGCCGAGCAAGCAGGAGAAGCCGGTGGAGAACGAGAGCAAGTTCTGCGCGATGATGGACCTgatggaggagatgcagcaCCGCAACAAGGTGAAGCCGAACGAGGAGTCGTGGACGTGGGTGCTGAAGGAGTGCGTGCAGAGCGGGCAGTTCCGCCTCGGCTACTGCGTTGCGAAGCTGATGGAGGCTGAGTTCAAGTGCGTGCCGGCGGACCTTGTGCAGCAGAACGAGGCAAACGCTTCGAAGGCGATGGCGGACGGCAAGGAGCACCCGAgcacgctggcgcagcagcagagcctGCTCGACATCAAGATCCAGTAA
- a CDS encoding putative ecotin, whose product MSYCKIEAPYPTAEAGEKRVIFALDHKGDEAEQEQYMLQLIPGRVLELSREDAANHQALGGSIEQHSVEGWGATFFHVKLEKQAASTLMHVHDEDHGEKVRKFVAMSTAPMFPYRSRYPVVVYLPKDAELRYGVWCGGRQMQAATE is encoded by the coding sequence ATGTCGTACTGCAAGATCGAGGCCCCGTACCCGACGGCAGAGGCCGGGGAGAAGCGGGTCATCTTCGCCCTTGACCACAAGGGCGAtgaggcggagcaggagcagtACATGCTGCAGCTTATCCCTGGCCGTGTGTTGGAGCTGTCGCGCGAAGACGCCGCGAATCATCAGgcgctcggcggcagcatTGAGCAGCACAGCGTAGAGGGTTGGGGCGCCACGTTCTTCCACGTGAAGCTGGAGAAACAGGCCGCCTCCACCCTCATGCACGTCCACGATGAGGACCACGGCGAGAAGGTTCGCAAGTTCGTCGCCATGTCCACCGCACCCATGTTCCCGTACAGGAGCCGCTACCCGGTCGTGGTGTATCTGCCCAAagacgcggagctgcgctACGGCGTCTGGTGCGGAGGCCGGCAGATGCAGGCAGCCACAGAGTAA